The Lutibacter sp. A64 genome segment TGTAATTTTTGGATCACTTCTTTTTCATTATCTTCAACTGAAAAATGAAAGGTTTGTGCTTCAGAAACACCTTGACTTATTTCACCTTCCCAAGTTTTAAAAAGCAAGCCTTTATGTGTAAATTTTACCAACTCCCCTGCTCTATAACCTTCACTATAAGTAACATAATAAATTGATAAAACATATAAAGTAATTCCTAAAACTATAATTCCTAATATACTAAATAGTAGCTTTTTCATATAAATATATTTGATGTTAAATATAGTAATTCAAATAAAATAGAACGCTTAAAAATACATTCTTTTTTAGTAAGCCTTTTTTTTAATGTAACATTTTAATATTTGTTACTACTTATTAGTAAAGATAGTTTTGATTTAGAAATTGAAACGTTGTATCTTTAAAATATTAATTTTTAATTTTTTAGAAATGGTTGGAACATATATTATTATTTTTATTCTTGTTGTTATAATTGTAACAGGATTATTTACCGTTAAACAACAAACAAATGCTGTAATAGAACGCTTTGGAAAATTTCAAAGTATTAGAGGTGCAGGTTTACAACTTAAAATACCAATTATAGATAAAATTGCAGGACGTGTAAGTTTACGTGTACAACAATTAGATGTAATTGTTGAAACAAAAACAAAAGATGATGTATTTGTACACCTAAAAATATCTGTTCAGTTTTTAATACAAAAAGGCCATGTTTATGATGCTTTTTACAAACTTCAAAACCCACATGAACAAATAACAGCCTTTATTTTCGACGTTGTAAGAGCAGAAGTTCCAAAAATGATATTAGATGATGTATTTGAAAAGAAAGAAGAAATTGCACTTGCAATTAAGCGTGATTTAAAAGAAGCAATGCTAGAATATGGTTACGATATAATTAAAGCCTTAGTTACAGATATTGATCCAGATGAAAAGGTTAAAATAGCTATGAACCGTATTAATGCAGCTGATAGAGAAAAAATTGCTGCACAACACGAAGGTGATGCTCAACGTATTTTAATTGTGGAACGTGCAAAAGCCGAAGCTGAAAGTAAACGATTACAAGGAAAAGGTATTGCAGATCAACGTAGAGAAATTGCTCGTGGTTTAGAAGAAAGTGTTGATGTTTTAAACAGAGCCGGTATTAACAGTCAAGAAGCATCTGCATTAATTGTAATTACACAACATTATGATACTTTACAAAGTATTGGTTCAGATACTAAATCTAATTTAATTTTATTACCAAATAACCCAAATGCCGCAAGTTCTATGCTTAACGATATGGTTACTAGTTTAGTTGCAGCAAATAAAGTTCAAGAATCTTCTAAAGAAGGTGAAACTAAAAAAACTAAAAAATAATGATTTTAACAACAACAAATACTATTGAAAAACAACCTGTTAAAGCATATTTAGGTATTGTATCTGGTGAAACCATTATAGGTGCAAATATTTTTAAAGATTTTTTTGCCGGTATTAGAGATATAGTTGGTGGTAGATCTGGTTCTTATGAAAAAGTGCTAAGAAAAGCCAAAGAAACCGCTTTAAAAGAAATGGAAGAAGAAGCTTCTAAATTAGGTGCAACAGCTGTAATTGGTATTGATTTAGATTACGAAACTGTTGGTAAAAATGGAGGAATGTTAATGGTAACAGCTTCTGGTACAGCTGTAAAAATTTAAAATAAATTAAAAATAACACGTTTTTAAAACAAAAAAACCTGTACAAATTGTACAGGTTTTTTTAATATTTATAAGTAATTTAATTACTTTTTATCATCAACTTTTTTAGTTTCTTCCTTATCATCTTCTTGAGTAGCTTTTTTAAATTCTTTAATTCCGCCACCTAGACCTTTCATTAATTCTGGAATTTTCTTACCTCCAAATAATAATAAAACTAAAACAACAATTACTGCAACTTGCCAAGGTCCAACCATTCCTAAAAGTATATAAAGTGAATTCATATTATTTAATTTTGAGTTACAAATATAGTAATAAAATCAAAACTTAACTTATTAAGTCTAAATTTAGTTTTTATCTTTAATTACGCCACCAATAACTTTTTTAGTTTTTAATACTTCGGGTGTTCCAATATAATAGATATTACCTCCAAAACGAACTTTAGCATCTAAAATTTCACTTGCATTTACTTCAGCAGTTGCACCAGAAGCTGAAACAACTATGGTTTGTTTGCTTTGTAAATTATAAGCTTCATAAATTCCTCCTGTTGTAGCTTCAACATTTTGATTGTCAGCAGTTCCTGTTAATTCAATAATACCTCCAGTAACTGATTTTACAGTTAAATGTTTGGTATCTACATCTAAATAAATTTTTGCTCCTTCTTGAACTTTTACTTCTAAATGTTGTTGATCTATAGTTTCATCAGAAATAATAGTTCCTCCTTCATTTGCATCTAAAACCTCAATATCTTTGGTATAATACAGTACAATTTTTACATCTTCGGCAGTAAAACTATCTGGAAAATGCAAACGAATTTTAAGTACACCATCTGAATTTTTTATAGAAACATCTTTAGATTGTGAACCAGAAATTTCAACTTTTGAAGTAGTTCCTTTTTGTAATTCAACAGTTAAACCATTGTATACTTTTAAAGTATTAAACTCTCCTAATTTAGTAATAATTTTTTCTTGTGAAAAAGTAATTGTACTTATAAACACAAGTAATAATGTTAATTTTTTCATGATATTTTAATTTAGTTTTTGTTTAAAAAATGTATTTAAACTCTAAAATATAGCACAATTTTAAAGTAATAGACACAGTTCTATTAGTAGTTTACTTTCATTAATTTATAATTTAATGAACTTTGTATTTGTTTACCATCCATATCTAGTTGTTCAACAAAACAGGTTCCAATTTTATACATAGATGGTGCATTTTTTATTGATAGTATTATGTGTTTATTGTCAACTTTAAAAGTTCCTTCTTCAGTAAAAGATTGGTCATCTCCTTTTCCTTTGTAAATACTTTCTATACTAAAAGTATTATCTTTTTTAAGTGTAAGTTTTTTAGTTATACCATCACAGTCTGCACACGGAATTTCACCAATATAAGTTCCAAATATTGATTCATTTTCTTTTGAAATAGGTGATTCAATAGCTGTTTTTTTAATAGTATTACTTTCAATTTTTTTATGCTCTTTGCAAGAAATTAAAAGTAATACTCCAAGACATATAATTATTAAATTATTTTTTATCATTTAGTTTAAAGTTATAACATAGTAACAACCAAATTAAACAATAATTGTGCCTTTATAGTAATTTTTATTTTTCTATTTTTTCAAGTAAAGTAAAATCTAGATGTTTGCGTTCTAAATCTGTATTTTTTACTTTTATTAAAACCTGATCTCCAAGTTGATATAAATTTTTAGTTGCTTGTCCTACTAAAGCATATTGTTTTTCATCGTATAGGTAATAATCATCTTTTATATCGCGAATACGAATCATTCCTTCACATTTATTTTCAATAATTTCTACATAAATTCCCCATTCTGTAACACCAGAAATAACACCTTCAAACTCTTGATCTTTATGATCTTCCATATACTTAACTTGCATATATTTTATAGAATCTCGTTCGGCTTTTGAAGCCATATATTCTCGTTCAGATGCATGCTTACATTTTTCTTCGTAAGGTGCTGCTTTTGGAGATTTTCCTCCTTCTAAATAATGCTGTAACAACCTGTGTGTCATAACATCTGGATAACGACGAATTGGCGATGTAAAATGACTGTAATAATCAAATGCTAATCCGTAATGCCCAATATTATCGGTTGTATAAACGGCTTTACTCATAGATCTAACAGCAAGTGTTTCAATCATATTTGCTTCACCTTTTCCGTGTACATCTTGTAATAATTGATTGATTGATGAAGATGTAGTTTTATTATTTTTTAGGTCAATTTTATTTTTATAACCAAACTTACTTACAATACTTTGAAGCGATAGTAATTTTTCTTCGTCTGGTTCGTCATGTATTCTATAAATAAACGTATTTTTACTTGGAGCTCCTTTTTTAGTTCCAACAAATTCAGCAACTTTTCGGTTTGCTAACAACATAAATTCTTCAATTAGTTTGTTAGCATCTTTAGATTCTTTAAAAAACACACCTATTGGCTCTGCTTTTTCATTTAAATTAAATTTAACCTCTACCCTATCAAAAGTTATTGCACCTTGCTGTAAACGCTTTTTACGGATTTTTTTAGCCAATTTATCTAAGGTTAAAATTGCAGTAGCAATTTCTGGTTTTACTGTATAAGCTTCACCCGTTATAGAAATTTCTGAAGAGACTTTACAATTTAAAGAAGCCGTATCAATTGCACCCGAAGTAATAGTATTATTTTCTATAATTTCTTGTGCTTCTTCGTATGCAAAACGCTTATCGGAATAAGTGATAGTTCTACCAAACCATTGGTTTAAAACATGTCCTTTATCATTCATTTCAAAAACTGCAGAAAATGTTAATTTTTCTTCATTTGGACGTAAAGAACACACTCCATTTGATAATACTTCAGGTAACATTGGTACTACCCTATCTACCAAATATACCGAAGTTGCTCTTTGATAAGCTTCATCTTCTAAAATTGTATTTTCTTGAACATAATGTGAAACGTCTGCAATATGAATACCTATTTCATAATTTCCATTTTCTAATACTTCAAAAGATAAGGCATCATCAAAATCTTTAGCATCTTTTGGATCTATGGTAAAGGTTAAATCTTTACGCATATCTCTACGTTTTGCAATATCTTCTTCTGTTATTTTAAATGAAATTTTTTCTGCTTCTGCTTCAACTTTATCAGGAAATTTATAAGGCAAACCGTATTCTAATAAAATAGAATGCATTTCTGTTTCGTGATCACCTGGTTTTCCTAAAATTTCTATAATTTCTCCAAAAGGATTTTTAGAATTTCCAGGCCAATCGGTCATTTTAGCCAATACTTTTACACCATCTTCGGCTCCTTTTAATTTATCTTTTGGAATAAATAAATCTGCATACATTTTTAAATCGTCTGCAATTAAAAATCCGAAGTTTTTATTCAATTGTAAAACACCTACAAATTCAGTTTTTGCGCGTTTTATAATTTCAACAACATCACCTTCTTCTTTTTTACTATTTCTACGGTTATATAAATAAATTTTAACGGTGTCTTTGTCTAAACCTTTGTTTAGATTACGCGATGGTATGTAAATATCCTTTTCTAATTCGTCACAAATAAAATAAGCGTTTCCGTTTGAAGTAACGTCTAAAACACCAATATAATATTTATCTTTTGGTACAACTTTAAATTTTCCTCTTTCAACTTCTTCAACCTTTTGTTGACCTTTTAATTCTTCTAATTTTTGAATAATTTGATTGCGTCCATTAGCATCTGATATGGCTAATTTAGCGGCAATTTGTTTGTAATTTAAAGGATTACCATCGCGATTTAATAACTGTAAAATTTTTCTAGTTAAATCTTTAATGATATTTCCTTTTTTTTTGTAATTCGATTTTCTTTTCGACATTGATTATTATTTAATTGATATCAAAAGTACAAATAATTACACTTCAACTACGTTAATAATTAGTTATTTAAATTAGTATTTGTATTTTGCTACGCTATTTAAACGTGTATTAAATGAATACAAAATGGTTTGTTATTGTAAATCCAACTTCTGGAAATGGTGCTTCTAAAAAGAAATGGCCTTTAATTTTTAATGAATTAAAACAACAACAATTTACTTTTAAATTTGCTTTAACAACTCATAAATTTCACGCAGAAAAATTAGTACAAAACGCTATTAATAAAGGATTTATAAAATTTATTAGTGTTGGTGGAGATGGTACTTTACATGCAATTGTAAATGGTATTTTAACTTTAAATAATAATACAGCAACTGCAATTCTATCTGAAATTAAAATAGGAATCATTCCTATTGGAACAGGTAACGATTGGGTAAAAACATATAAAATTTCTAAAAATTATAAAGAAGCTATAAAAACTATTAAAACTGAAAATACAATTCAACAAGATATTGGTAAAATTACTTTAAAACCTGAAAATAAGGTAATTTACTTTAATAATTTAGCAGGAATTGGATTTGACGGTTTTGTTGTTAATAAAGTTCATAATTATAAAAATTTAGGCTCTTTAGCATATTTAATCGGTGGTTTAATAGGTTTATTTAGTTATAAAAAACCATTATTAGAAATAACATTTAATACTACTGTTTTAAAAAGTACTACATTATTATTAATAATTGGTATTTGTAAATATTCTGGTGGCGGAATGCAATTAACTAAAAATAAGAGTACTACAAATGGGAGTTTTGATATAACCTTTGTAAAGAATATTACTTTCTTTCAACTTTTGGCTAATATTTTAGGCTTATTTAATGGTAAAATAACCGATAAAAACTTTGTAGAAAATTACAAAACAAATCATCTAAATATTAAAGTTTTAGATACTAAAGAAACTTATATTCAAGCGGATGGAGAATTGATTGGATCAGGAAATTTTAAAGTAGCATTATTACCTAAAACATTGTCTTTTATTGTACCTAAAAGTAACAAAACAGTAAAAAGTTAAATTTTTCTTAATTTTATTGTAATAAATGTTAAATTAATTCGTCTATAAGATAGAACACCTAATTAATGAAACCATTATATAAAATAATAATTTTATTTCTACTTATATTTTTTATAGGTATTTATTTTACAGTAAATAGTATTAATACTTATTTTGCTTCACAAGACTGTATTGAAATTGTTACCCTACCTACTCAAGTTTTAAAACTATAATTATAACTTTTACTATTAATTTTTAAAATCATTTTACATTTTAAAGTAAAATTATATTTTAATAGATGTTATTAACATATATATATATTATAAAAAGAATTTTAAAAATTTTAAAAAATATTTTTTGTTATTATAGAGTGTTAATATGTACAATAACTAACAGGTTTTAAATTTTGATTTATCACTTATTAAAAATAACTAACAAGTTATATTTTTTTAAAAGCTTAAAAATCAACTAAATTATATAGGTTATCAACATTATGTTAATAGTGTTAACTAACCAATTTTTTGAATAACATTTTACTTAAAAAATGTTTATAACGATTTAAAAAATGTTTATAACTTGAAATTAAAAATCAATAAATAAATTTGGATATTTAAAGTGCGTTTTTGCATTAATCTTTTTAATCTATATATCAAAAAAAAGTTTTCTTTTTTAAGCGTAAACTTATTCACATTGTTTATAAAATTTAAAGAACTTGTAAATCAATCTATTAAAAAATACTATTAACAATTACTTTTTTTACTGTTAATAAGCGTGAATTTGTACTTTTGCAATCTAATCTTATTAACAAAACAACTATTATGGTAATTGCAATTGGTAACGATCACGCTGGAACTCAGTATAAATTCGAAATTATTAAACTTTTAGAAAGTAAAGGTATAAAAGTTTTAAACTTTGGAACCGATTTAAACGAAAGTATGGATTATCCAGATGCTATTCATCCGGTAGCAAATGCTGTAGAAAGCGGAGAAGCAACTTTTGGTATAATATTATGCGGAAGTGGAAACGGAGCTCAAATGACCGCTAATAAGCATCAAGGAGTGCGTGCTGCACTTTGTTGGAATAATGAATTGGTTGAACTTACTCGTTTACATAACAATGCAAATATTTTAGCAATACCTGCACGTTTTGTTTCTTTACAACAAGCTTTAGGTTTTGTTGAAGTATTTTTAAATACTCCTTTTGAAGGTGGAAGACATAAAAATAGAATTGAAAAAATACCAACAAAATGTTGCTAAATTTTAAGTGATAATAATTAACGTAGGTTATTTAAATTCATTAATTTTCAATTTGTAATTCATAATTTGTAATTAAAAAAATGGGACATAACCATGGGCATCATCACCCAACAATAACAGGTAAAAATTTATTAATTTCAATTGTATTAAATATAGCTATAACAATTGCACAATTAATAGGTGGTTTTATTTCTGGAAGTTTAGCTTTAATTTCAGATGCTGTTCATAATTTTTCAGATGTTATTTCTCTAATTATTAGTTATGTAGCAAATTTATTAGCCAATAAAAAAAAGCGTACTAAAAGATATACTTTTGGTTATAAACGCGCAGAAATTATTGCTGCTTTTATAAATGCCACTACCTTAATTATTGTTGGTTTATTTTTAGGATATGAAGCTATAATAAGGTTTAATACTCCTACAGAAATTCAGTCTAATTTAGTTATTTGGTTAGCACTTTTAGGAATTTTAGCAAATGGTTTTAGCGTAATTTTACTTAAAAGAGATGCAGATCATAATCTTAATATGAAATCGGCATACACACATTTATTTGTTGATATGCTTACTTCTATTGCTGTTCTTATTGGAGGTTTATTAATGAAATATTATCATATTTATTGGATAGATGCTTTATTAACTTTAATAATTGCTGTTTATTTAATTTATATGAGTTGGGATATTTTAATAAAATCAATTAGAATATTAATGTTATTTGTTCCTGAACATATTAAAATTGATGATGTTGTAAATGAAGTTTTAAAAGCTAAAGGAATTAAAAATATTCATCACGTACATATTTGGCAATTAAACGATGAAG includes the following:
- a CDS encoding 6-phosphogluconate dehydrogenase; this translates as MKKLLFSILGIIVLGITLYVLSIYYVTYSEGYRAGELVKFTHKGLLFKTWEGEISQGVSEAQTFHFSVEDNEKEVIQKLQDLQGKDIKLTYKERFGTFPWLGDSKYFITDVKQTD
- a CDS encoding SPFH domain-containing protein, with the protein product MVGTYIIIFILVVIIVTGLFTVKQQTNAVIERFGKFQSIRGAGLQLKIPIIDKIAGRVSLRVQQLDVIVETKTKDDVFVHLKISVQFLIQKGHVYDAFYKLQNPHEQITAFIFDVVRAEVPKMILDDVFEKKEEIALAIKRDLKEAMLEYGYDIIKALVTDIDPDEKVKIAMNRINAADREKIAAQHEGDAQRILIVERAKAEAESKRLQGKGIADQRREIARGLEESVDVLNRAGINSQEASALIVITQHYDTLQSIGSDTKSNLILLPNNPNAASSMLNDMVTSLVAANKVQESSKEGETKKTKK
- a CDS encoding heavy metal-binding domain-containing protein → MILTTTNTIEKQPVKAYLGIVSGETIIGANIFKDFFAGIRDIVGGRSGSYEKVLRKAKETALKEMEEEASKLGATAVIGIDLDYETVGKNGGMLMVTASGTAVKI
- the tatA gene encoding twin-arginine translocase TatA/TatE family subunit, yielding MNSLYILLGMVGPWQVAVIVVLVLLLFGGKKIPELMKGLGGGIKEFKKATQEDDKEETKKVDDKK
- a CDS encoding head GIN domain-containing protein encodes the protein MKKLTLLLVFISTITFSQEKIITKLGEFNTLKVYNGLTVELQKGTTSKVEISGSQSKDVSIKNSDGVLKIRLHFPDSFTAEDVKIVLYYTKDIEVLDANEGGTIISDETIDQQHLEVKVQEGAKIYLDVDTKHLTVKSVTGGIIELTGTADNQNVEATTGGIYEAYNLQSKQTIVVSASGATAEVNASEILDAKVRFGGNIYYIGTPEVLKTKKVIGGVIKDKN
- a CDS encoding copper resistance protein NlpE, which encodes MIKNNLIIICLGVLLLISCKEHKKIESNTIKKTAIESPISKENESIFGTYIGEIPCADCDGITKKLTLKKDNTFSIESIYKGKGDDQSFTEEGTFKVDNKHIILSIKNAPSMYKIGTCFVEQLDMDGKQIQSSLNYKLMKVNY
- a CDS encoding ribonuclease R family protein encodes the protein MSKRKSNYKKKGNIIKDLTRKILQLLNRDGNPLNYKQIAAKLAISDANGRNQIIQKLEELKGQQKVEEVERGKFKVVPKDKYYIGVLDVTSNGNAYFICDELEKDIYIPSRNLNKGLDKDTVKIYLYNRRNSKKEEGDVVEIIKRAKTEFVGVLQLNKNFGFLIADDLKMYADLFIPKDKLKGAEDGVKVLAKMTDWPGNSKNPFGEIIEILGKPGDHETEMHSILLEYGLPYKFPDKVEAEAEKISFKITEEDIAKRRDMRKDLTFTIDPKDAKDFDDALSFEVLENGNYEIGIHIADVSHYVQENTILEDEAYQRATSVYLVDRVVPMLPEVLSNGVCSLRPNEEKLTFSAVFEMNDKGHVLNQWFGRTITYSDKRFAYEEAQEIIENNTITSGAIDTASLNCKVSSEISITGEAYTVKPEIATAILTLDKLAKKIRKKRLQQGAITFDRVEVKFNLNEKAEPIGVFFKESKDANKLIEEFMLLANRKVAEFVGTKKGAPSKNTFIYRIHDEPDEEKLLSLQSIVSKFGYKNKIDLKNNKTTSSSINQLLQDVHGKGEANMIETLAVRSMSKAVYTTDNIGHYGLAFDYYSHFTSPIRRYPDVMTHRLLQHYLEGGKSPKAAPYEEKCKHASEREYMASKAERDSIKYMQVKYMEDHKDQEFEGVISGVTEWGIYVEIIENKCEGMIRIRDIKDDYYLYDEKQYALVGQATKNLYQLGDQVLIKVKNTDLERKHLDFTLLEKIEK
- a CDS encoding diacylglycerol/lipid kinase family protein; the protein is MNTKWFVIVNPTSGNGASKKKWPLIFNELKQQQFTFKFALTTHKFHAEKLVQNAINKGFIKFISVGGDGTLHAIVNGILTLNNNTATAILSEIKIGIIPIGTGNDWVKTYKISKNYKEAIKTIKTENTIQQDIGKITLKPENKVIYFNNLAGIGFDGFVVNKVHNYKNLGSLAYLIGGLIGLFSYKKPLLEITFNTTVLKSTTLLLIIGICKYSGGGMQLTKNKSTTNGSFDITFVKNITFFQLLANILGLFNGKITDKNFVENYKTNHLNIKVLDTKETYIQADGELIGSGNFKVALLPKTLSFIVPKSNKTVKS
- the rpiB gene encoding ribose 5-phosphate isomerase B encodes the protein MVIAIGNDHAGTQYKFEIIKLLESKGIKVLNFGTDLNESMDYPDAIHPVANAVESGEATFGIILCGSGNGAQMTANKHQGVRAALCWNNELVELTRLHNNANILAIPARFVSLQQALGFVEVFLNTPFEGGRHKNRIEKIPTKCC
- a CDS encoding cation diffusion facilitator family transporter; this translates as MGHNHGHHHPTITGKNLLISIVLNIAITIAQLIGGFISGSLALISDAVHNFSDVISLIISYVANLLANKKKRTKRYTFGYKRAEIIAAFINATTLIIVGLFLGYEAIIRFNTPTEIQSNLVIWLALLGILANGFSVILLKRDADHNLNMKSAYTHLFVDMLTSIAVLIGGLLMKYYHIYWIDALLTLIIAVYLIYMSWDILIKSIRILMLFVPEHIKIDDVVNEVLKAKGIKNIHHVHIWQLNDEGSHLEAHLEFTNDIKLSEFDIICEKIEKTLFEKFQINHCNFQPEFIRDDKKDLINQS